One window of the Montipora foliosa isolate CH-2021 chromosome 4, ASM3666993v2, whole genome shotgun sequence genome contains the following:
- the LOC138001169 gene encoding uncharacterized protein, giving the protein MAMVAARFESLRGKTEKKWHWNCAGVLSISNWRSQTPGLEYYSPRGIESNVSLKTAHAKVLKNCNINWKKAVICSKHWSSGKRENLEDLPGRVCSPEERKKLVAAKRALDKKDTASPKPKRRLLVRTREEQDSHDAESLDPNTGCELKQNNIESDFLARLTEKEQEFMKLQDQVSELMKKVKTQESKIDQIRSEMRRGQFAYSSIKEQPNKCFDLTGLTTAEFDCLFECIDPFTHLLQYPNCTSGGLVSKNRKMDLRTELMTFLTVCRHSLHLKVMAWMTQSSEVTISRVFVAWAVFLSTLFECLDLSPLPGFVETFLPKVFKDAEFVEAEALEDATETWISQSENFDVNITFTNYKNHTTGKTTMWIYPHGGLLCCSETYPGTISDRDITEQCGVLDKVNKGKLVLTDKGFDIAELCLKKGISHNRSCI; this is encoded by the exons ATGGCGATGGTGGCGGCAAGATTTGAATCGCTGAGaggaaagacagagaaaaagtGGCATTGGAACTGTGCAGGGGTGCTAAGCATTAGCAATTGGAGATCACAGACTCCTGGGCTAGAATACTATTCGCCCAGAGGGATAGAGAGCAATGTGAGCTTAAAAACAGCTCATGCGAAAGTGCTAAAAAATTGCAATATCAACTGGAAGAAAGCAGTAATTTGCTCGAAGCACTGGTCCTCTGGAAAGCGAGAAAACTTGGAGGATCTTCCAGGCCGTGTTTGTTCTCCAGA agagagaaaaaagctTGTTGCTGCGAAGCGTGCGCTTGATAAGAAGGATACAGCAAGTCCAAAACCAAAGAGACGGTTATTGGTCAGAACTCGAGAGGAACAGGACTCACATGATGCTGAGAGCTTAGATCCAAATACTGGCTGCGAACTAAAGCAAAATAACATTGAAAGTGATTTTCTTGCAAGGCTTACCGAGAAGGAGCAGGAATTTATGAAACTTCAGGATCAAGTATCTGAATTGATGAAGAAAGTGAAAACGCAAGAGAGCAAAATCGATCAAATTCGTTCTGAAATGAGGAGGGGGCAGTTTGCTTACAGTAGCATAAAGGAACAACCGAACAAATGTTTTGATTTGACTGGACTTACTACAGCTGAATTTGACTGTTTGTTCGAATGCATTGATCCCTTTACTCACCTGTTACAGTACCCAAATTGTACATCTGGAGGGCTAGTTTCAAAGAATAGGAAAATGGACCTGAGGACAGAGTTGATGACTTTTCTGACAGTTTGTAGACACTCCCTGCATCTTAAGGTGATGGCATGGATGACACAGAGTAGCGAGGTTACTATTTCAAGAGTCTTTGTTGCATGGGCAGTATTTTTGTCTACCCTATTTGAGTGTCTTGACCTCAGCCCTTTACCAGGATTTGTGGAGACATTTCTTCCAAAAGTATTTAAAGATGCTGAATTTGTTGAGGCAGAAGCTTTGGAAGATGCTACAGAGAcctggatttcacagtccgaaAATTTTGATGTCAATATTACTTTCACCAACTACAAGAACCACACTACTGGCAAAACAACAATGTGGATTTACCCTCATGGTGGTCTGCTTTGCTGCAGTGAGACTTACCCAGGGACAATATCAGACCGAGACATCACTGAGCAGTGTGGGGTTCTAGACAAGGTCAACAAAGGGAAACTAGTTCTTACAGACAAGGGTTTTGATATTGCAGAACTCTGCCTAAAGAAAGGCATTTCACACAACCGATCTTGTatctag